One genomic window of Elaeis guineensis isolate ETL-2024a chromosome 2, EG11, whole genome shotgun sequence includes the following:
- the LOC105039323 gene encoding uncharacterized protein: MKASGVLFLMLPLLVVFSLPRFSDAADATEVQDNLKGFSDKNNPVLDSNRTQISPPVKIDKERKDGDQDKGLQEETKKGPEKDDSKKSSDEKKDKQLQEPKAEDNNGKQRSDKDSDSKQLPVVDSHVEECDPSNRCIDEESKFIACLRVPGKDSLALSLLIQNKGTGSLDVNIVAPSFVNLDPDKVLLPANENKEVKVSVSDGTSDTTIILKAGKGHCSLNLRNMISSSVRRSEASKLSGFINIPLRASIIFVLMATVVLIGAAWLCIRYRQMYHQEDGLKYQKVEVALPVSTGGKKETDEADGWNNNWEDGWDDEEAPKTPSNLLSNPSSKGLASRRLNKDSWKD; encoded by the exons ATGAAGGCGAGTGGTGTTCTTTTCCTGATGCTTCCTTTGCTGGTTGTCTTCTCTCTGCCTCGTTTTTCCGATGCCGCAGATGCAACAGAG GTTCAGGACAATCTGAAGGGCTTCTCAGACAAGAATAACCCCGTTCTGGATTCGAATCGTACTCAAATTTCTCCACCCGTCAAGATTGATAAAGAACGGAAAGATGGAGATCAGGACAAAGGATTGCAAGAAGAAACCAAAAAAGGTCCTGAGAAGGATGATTCAAAGAAAAGTTCAGATGAGAAGAAAGATAAGCAGTTGCAGGAGCCAAAGGCAGAAGATAACAATGGGAAGCAAAGATCAGATAAGGATTCAGATTCCAAACAATTGCCCGTGGTGGATTCCCATGTGGAAGAGTGCGATCCATCTAACAGATGCATTGACGAGGAGAGCAAGTTCATTGCTTGCCTTAGAGTTCCTGGAAAAG ATTCGCTAGCTCTTTCACTCCTGATTCAGAATAAAGGTACAGGATCCCTTGATGTTAACATTGTTGCTCCCAGTTTTGTCAATCTAGATCCTGATAAAGTTCTACTTCCAGCGAACGAAAATAAAGAG GTGAAGGTTTCTGTCAGTGATGGCACGAGTGACACCACGATTATTTTGAAAGCAGGGAAAGGACATTGCAGCCTCAATTTGCGGAATATGATCTCCAGTTCAGTCAGAAGGAGTGAAGCATCTAAGTTGTCTGGATTTATCAATATTCCTCTGCGTGCCTCGATTATATTTGTGCTCATGGCCACTGTTGTACTCATAGGAGCAGCTTGGTTATGCATCAGATACCGGCAGATGTATCACCAAGAAGATGGCCTTAAATACCAGAAGGTTGAGGTAGCCTTACCTGTTTCAACTGGAGGGAAGAAGGAAACAGATGAGGCTGATGGTTGGAATAACAACTGGGAAGATGGTTGGGATGATGAGGAGGCGCCCAAAACACCATCTAATCTTTTATCAAATCCATCATCCAAGGGTCTTGCATCACGGAGATTGAACAAAGATAGCTGGAAGGATTAA